One Natrinema marinum genomic window carries:
- a CDS encoding histidine kinase N-terminal 7TM domain-containing protein → MIALTSLLPIVYVCCGLLPLVLVPYSRRHSEKPGSTGLLVALVGLSIWTTAYGIAIASTSSLTILALGSLVIFGSQLAAIGYLFLALEYTDTHELTPRLVGGLAAVVIAVQVLSLSNPLHHRVWGETARPVVDTTATEPLATAIIAVTMAIVGVALLVLVTHAVTTPGVRRRQSLALIAAGFPTLVITVVDIYLIAEYVYSILPFGVITSAFALAWALFRADFLDVVPVGRKRIVEEMDDAAVVLDADDRVVTCNPAARRLVGVGPDYVGLPAERFFDTIPEAIDRFRESGGVDTEITVASDGCRRYFHLQRSRLDDSRTPVLSGRLIVLRDITPLKRRKRELERRESELEFLRQVLARVLRHNIRNDLTAIRGYAELIAAEADGERADLAETIVETSDDLIETSRTARRTEDITDRDAVSEPFDLAARLEAHVAEFRSRYDRATLSFEAPDECLVETDPWLENACEILLESVLERSDEQSPSIAVRIERTTDRATVVIDEDAGLPQAELAVLERGEEMPPELDSGIGFWIVSGIIDRTPASITVETSGGTARISIDVPT, encoded by the coding sequence ATGATCGCCCTGACATCGCTGCTTCCGATCGTATACGTCTGCTGTGGCCTGTTACCGCTCGTGCTCGTTCCCTACAGCCGGCGACACAGCGAGAAACCTGGGAGCACGGGGCTGCTCGTCGCCCTCGTCGGGCTCTCGATCTGGACGACGGCCTACGGGATCGCCATCGCGTCGACATCGTCTCTCACGATTCTCGCGTTGGGCTCGCTCGTCATTTTCGGCAGCCAGCTCGCCGCGATCGGCTACCTCTTTCTGGCGCTCGAGTACACCGACACGCACGAACTCACGCCACGGCTCGTCGGCGGGCTCGCCGCGGTCGTGATCGCCGTGCAGGTGCTGTCGCTCAGTAACCCCCTGCACCACCGCGTCTGGGGAGAGACGGCCAGACCGGTCGTCGATACGACGGCGACGGAACCGCTGGCGACCGCCATCATCGCCGTCACGATGGCGATCGTTGGTGTGGCGCTGCTGGTGCTCGTCACCCACGCCGTCACCACACCCGGCGTTCGACGGCGACAGAGTCTCGCCCTCATCGCAGCTGGGTTCCCGACTCTCGTCATCACGGTCGTCGATATCTACCTGATCGCGGAGTACGTCTACTCCATCCTTCCGTTCGGCGTCATCACCAGTGCGTTCGCGCTCGCGTGGGCGCTGTTTCGGGCGGATTTCCTCGACGTGGTTCCGGTCGGTCGCAAGCGCATCGTCGAGGAGATGGACGATGCCGCGGTCGTTCTCGACGCCGACGATCGCGTCGTCACGTGCAATCCAGCCGCCAGACGACTCGTCGGCGTCGGCCCCGACTACGTCGGGCTGCCCGCCGAGCGGTTTTTCGACACCATACCCGAGGCGATCGATCGGTTTCGGGAGTCGGGCGGCGTCGACACGGAGATAACCGTCGCTTCCGATGGGTGCCGCCGGTACTTCCACTTGCAGCGTTCACGTCTGGACGATTCGCGAACGCCGGTACTGTCGGGCCGACTGATCGTCCTGCGCGATATCACGCCGCTCAAACGGCGAAAGCGCGAACTCGAGCGCCGAGAGTCTGAACTCGAGTTCCTCCGGCAGGTGCTCGCTCGCGTGCTCAGACACAACATCCGCAACGATTTGACCGCGATTCGCGGATACGCGGAACTGATCGCCGCCGAGGCCGACGGGGAACGGGCCGATCTGGCCGAGACGATCGTCGAGACGAGCGACGATCTGATCGAAACGAGCCGGACGGCCCGCCGAACCGAGGACATCACCGACCGAGACGCCGTCAGCGAACCGTTCGATCTCGCCGCTCGCCTCGAAGCGCACGTCGCCGAGTTCCGATCACGCTACGACCGCGCGACGCTCTCGTTCGAGGCTCCCGACGAGTGTCTCGTCGAGACTGACCCGTGGCTCGAGAACGCCTGTGAGATCCTCCTCGAGAGCGTTCTCGAGCGTAGCGACGAGCAGTCGCCGTCGATCGCGGTGCGAATCGAGCGGACGACCGACCGCGCGACGGTGGTAATCGACGAGGACGCCGGCCTTCCGCAGGCCGAACTCGCGGTGTTAGAACGCGGCGAGGAGATGCCGCCGGAACTCGACAGCGGAATCGGCTTCTGGATCGTCTCCGGGATTATCGACCGGACCCCGGCTTCGATCACGGTCGAAACGAGTGGCGGCACAGCCCGCATCTCGATCGATGTCCCGACGTGA
- a CDS encoding histidine kinase N-terminal 7TM domain-containing protein has translation MVSPASFLPAAYVCCGLLPLALVGPIRSAGSKPGRTGLLVSIVGLSVWSISIGLLFVASASLSYLLLATLTGLGSQLTAIGYFLMAAEYTGALESTRRLLGALAAVVVFVQLLSITDPVHHLVWAGSSSPPLTEFTLGPVAIVVVVLTFVLGVVAWCLLVFDAATASGVRRKQSLALIVTGAPTIGFFLVDSFVLTDADFVLLPFGFVGSSFALAWALFRADFLEVVPVGRKRIVEEMDDAAIVLDGRDRVVECNPAARRLVGVGPDYAGMPVTEFFGSVAESVDRLYDEHGVDTETTFSCEGERRHFHLNISRLDDSRASLPAGRLIVLRDITPLKRRERELERRESELEFLRQVLARVLRHNIRNDLTAVRGYAELIATETDGQQADLAETIVETSDDLIETSRKARLMERAIDRNATVETIDLVALLENLLVAYRSRYDRAMLSFEAPDECLVETDPWLENACDILLENALEHNDGQQPSVDVRVERTTDHATVTIDDDGPGIPRAELAVLEQGEETPLEHGSGIGLWIVYWIVDAADASVTFETDEGGTLVSLRVPMAFDRVK, from the coding sequence ATGGTGTCACCAGCGTCGTTTCTTCCAGCGGCGTACGTTTGCTGTGGCCTGTTGCCGCTCGCTCTCGTTGGGCCGATTAGATCGGCCGGATCGAAGCCGGGACGAACGGGGCTGCTGGTGTCGATCGTCGGGCTGTCGGTGTGGTCGATTTCGATCGGTCTGCTGTTCGTCGCTTCGGCGTCCCTGAGTTATCTCCTCCTCGCGACGCTGACCGGGTTGGGCAGCCAACTCACCGCGATCGGCTACTTCCTCATGGCCGCCGAGTACACCGGCGCCCTCGAGTCGACGCGGCGGCTCCTCGGCGCGCTCGCAGCGGTCGTGGTGTTCGTCCAACTCCTCTCGATCACGGACCCCGTTCACCACCTCGTGTGGGCCGGGTCGTCCAGCCCACCTCTCACCGAGTTCACGCTCGGTCCGGTAGCCATCGTCGTCGTCGTTCTCACGTTCGTGCTCGGGGTCGTCGCGTGGTGCTTGCTCGTCTTCGACGCCGCAACCGCGAGCGGCGTCCGTCGGAAACAGAGTCTCGCACTCATCGTCACCGGCGCGCCGACGATCGGCTTCTTTCTCGTCGATAGCTTCGTCTTGACCGACGCCGACTTCGTGCTCCTTCCGTTCGGATTCGTTGGCAGTTCGTTCGCGCTCGCGTGGGCGCTGTTTCGGGCGGACTTCCTCGAGGTGGTCCCGGTCGGCCGCAAGCGCATCGTCGAGGAGATGGACGATGCCGCGATCGTCCTCGACGGCCGCGACCGCGTCGTCGAGTGCAACCCGGCTGCCCGCCGGCTCGTCGGCGTCGGTCCCGACTACGCCGGCATGCCCGTCACGGAGTTCTTCGGGAGCGTCGCCGAGAGCGTCGATCGGCTCTACGACGAGCACGGCGTCGATACCGAGACCACCTTCTCGTGTGAGGGAGAGCGGCGTCACTTCCACCTGAATATCTCCCGGCTCGACGATTCGCGGGCGTCGCTTCCCGCCGGGCGGCTCATCGTCCTGCGCGATATCACGCCGCTCAAACGGCGGGAGCGCGAACTCGAGCGCCGAGAGTCGGAACTCGAGTTCCTCCGGCAGGTCCTTGCTCGCGTGCTCAGACACAACATTCGCAACGATCTGACCGCGGTTCGCGGCTACGCGGAACTGATCGCCACCGAGACCGATGGGCAACAGGCCGACCTGGCCGAAACGATCGTCGAGACGAGCGACGATCTGATCGAGACGAGCCGGAAGGCCCGCCTGATGGAACGGGCCATCGATCGGAACGCGACCGTCGAGACGATCGACCTCGTCGCCCTCCTCGAGAACCTCCTCGTGGCGTACCGATCACGCTACGACCGCGCGATGCTCTCGTTCGAGGCCCCCGATGAGTGTCTCGTCGAGACCGACCCGTGGCTCGAGAACGCCTGCGACATCCTCCTCGAGAACGCCCTCGAACACAACGACGGCCAGCAGCCGTCGGTCGACGTCCGCGTCGAACGAACGACCGACCACGCGACGGTGACGATCGACGACGACGGCCCCGGCATTCCGCGGGCGGAACTCGCGGTGTTAGAACAGGGCGAGGAGACGCCGCTGGAACACGGGAGCGGGATCGGCCTCTGGATCGTCTACTGGATCGTGGACGCGGCCGACGCGTCGGTCACGTTCGAGACCGATGAGGGCGGGACGCTGGTTTCGCTTCGGGTGCCGATGGCTTTCGATCGAGTCAAATGA
- a CDS encoding homoserine dehydrogenase, whose translation MDLAILGAGDVGRSVADLAGEYGHEVVALADSSSAVVDSDGIAVADALERKAGDEPLGAAAPADVFETDYDVLVEATPTTLGDAEPGFSHVQRALEADRHVVLANKGPVAERYEELRALEDESAGSIRFEATVGGAIPVLSTIEDSTPQAVTAVRGVLNGTANFILTRMAAEGLDYEHVLAEAQDLGVAEADPTFDVDGTDAALKFVILANVLADGGFSLADATVEGIQSVPGSALDLAAEDGRTIRLIGEATRDGVRVGPRLVPENGALAVTGTRNIVQIETRNAGSLHSSGRGAGGPETATAVLSDVGRLPPL comes from the coding sequence ATGGATCTCGCAATCCTCGGCGCGGGCGACGTCGGTCGCTCGGTCGCCGACCTCGCCGGCGAGTACGGCCACGAGGTCGTCGCGCTCGCCGACTCGAGCAGCGCCGTCGTCGACTCCGACGGCATCGCCGTCGCCGACGCCCTCGAGCGCAAGGCTGGCGACGAACCGCTCGGCGCCGCCGCTCCCGCGGATGTCTTCGAGACCGACTACGACGTGCTCGTGGAGGCCACGCCGACGACGCTCGGCGACGCCGAACCCGGCTTTTCACACGTCCAGCGCGCGCTCGAGGCCGACCGCCACGTCGTGCTGGCCAACAAAGGACCGGTCGCAGAGCGCTACGAGGAACTCCGCGCGCTCGAGGACGAGAGCGCGGGCTCGATCCGATTCGAGGCGACCGTCGGCGGTGCGATCCCGGTCCTCTCGACGATCGAAGACTCCACCCCGCAGGCCGTCACCGCGGTTCGGGGCGTCTTGAACGGCACCGCGAACTTCATCCTCACGCGGATGGCCGCCGAAGGGCTCGACTACGAGCACGTCCTCGCGGAGGCTCAGGATCTGGGCGTCGCCGAGGCCGACCCCACCTTCGACGTCGACGGCACCGACGCCGCCCTGAAGTTCGTCATCCTCGCGAACGTGCTCGCCGACGGCGGGTTCTCGCTTGCGGACGCCACGGTCGAGGGCATCCAGTCGGTCCCCGGCAGCGCGCTCGACCTCGCCGCCGAGGACGGCCGGACGATCCGACTCATCGGCGAGGCGACCCGCGACGGCGTCCGCGTCGGCCCGCGGCTCGTCCCCGAAAACGGCGCGCTCGCGGTGACCGGCACTCGAAATATCGTCCAGATCGAGACGCGTAACGCCGGCTCGCTGCACTCGAGCGGCCGCGGCGCCGGCGGCCCGGAGACGGCGACGGCGGTGTTGTCGGACGTGGGCCGACTGCCGCCGCTGTAG
- a CDS encoding amino acid-binding protein: protein MGDTPEPDEDDPDAETDGGVRAYTVRLELVDEPGELLRALAPIADSGGNLLSIHHERGNITPRGHIPVEVDLECPPDRFDDIVQALRDAGVNVIQAGQEHYGEEVNVVLVGHLVETDLSNTLSRIENEADAVVQDLSLAAPEGTEGVASARARLAIDSGRSEEALAAIRSIGSDKDLTVVEPLLGGEA, encoded by the coding sequence ATGGGTGACACACCCGAGCCCGACGAGGACGACCCCGACGCCGAGACCGACGGCGGCGTCCGGGCCTACACCGTCCGGCTCGAGCTCGTCGACGAACCCGGCGAGTTGCTCCGCGCGCTCGCCCCGATCGCCGACAGCGGCGGCAATCTGCTGAGCATCCACCACGAACGCGGCAACATCACGCCTCGCGGGCACATCCCCGTCGAGGTCGACCTCGAGTGTCCCCCCGACCGATTCGACGACATCGTCCAGGCGCTGCGCGACGCCGGCGTCAACGTCATTCAGGCCGGCCAAGAGCACTACGGCGAGGAAGTAAACGTCGTGCTGGTCGGCCACCTCGTCGAGACGGACCTCTCGAACACCCTCTCGCGGATTGAAAACGAGGCCGACGCCGTCGTCCAGGACCTCTCGCTCGCCGCGCCCGAGGGCACCGAGGGCGTCGCGAGCGCCCGCGCCCGCCTCGCGATCGATTCCGGGCGATCCGAGGAGGCGCTCGCGGCCATCCGCTCGATCGGCTCCGACAAGGACCTGACCGTCGTCGAACCCCTGCTTGGAGGTGAAGCCTAA
- a CDS encoding NifU family protein, whose translation MTDSDDDPSLRERVEAWLAREMPIIQMHGGTSAVRSADPETGEVVIELGGGCKGCSVSDVTTGNIEAELLSWPEVDEVTVRVPDARDSLGGPDQPESIMGVDRTEGGRGDWGSSNPGKDHL comes from the coding sequence ATGACTGACTCCGACGACGACCCGTCGCTGCGAGAGCGCGTCGAGGCGTGGTTGGCCCGCGAGATGCCCATCATCCAGATGCACGGGGGGACCAGCGCGGTGCGGTCGGCCGACCCCGAGACCGGCGAGGTCGTCATCGAACTCGGCGGCGGCTGCAAGGGCTGTTCGGTCAGCGACGTGACGACGGGCAACATCGAGGCCGAACTTCTCTCCTGGCCCGAGGTCGACGAGGTCACCGTGCGCGTGCCCGACGCGCGAGACAGTCTTGGCGGCCCCGACCAGCCCGAGTCGATCATGGGCGTCGACCGGACCGAGGGGGGCCGCGGCGACTGGGGATCGTCGAATCCGGGGAAAGACCACCTCTGA